The genomic DNA GCAGGATGGATTTATTTTTTCGGATACTATTGCAAAAAATATTTCAATCAGCGAAGAAAATATTGACAAACAAAAACTGCTGCATGCTGTGAAAGTGGCGAATATTCAGGAATTCGTGGAGGCGTTGCCTTTAGGGTATAACACTAAAATTGGTTCTGATGGTCATGGATTAAGCCAAGGGCAAAAGCAACGATTACTTATTGCTCGTGCAGTTTATAAAAACCCGGATTATATTTTCTTTGATGAAGCAACAAATGCATTAGATGCAAATAATGAAATGGTCATCATGAATAACCTTGAGAAATTCTTTCAGGGGAAAACAGTGGTTGTGGTGGCACATCGGTTAAGTACGGTGAAAAATGCCGATAATATTGTTGTTTTAGATAAAGGAAAAATTGTTGAACAGGGAACGCATATTGAACTTACTGCATTAAAAGGCGAATATTTTAAATTAGTTAAAAATCAATTGGAATTGGGGAATTAATATAAATTAGACGCTGATGAACGCTGAAAAACACTGATAAATCAGTTAAATTTCGTGTCAATCCGCGTCAACTATATGAGATGAAACAAGTTTTATTACACGAAGATATTACAGGGAAAATTATTAAAGCGTTTTTCAATGTTTATAATGAATTGGGATATGGTTTTCTTGAAAAAGTTTACGAAAGAGCAATGTTGTATGAACTACAAATACTTGGACTGAATGCAGATAATCAAACTCCGGTAAAAGTTGAATATAAAAATAAACTTGTAGGAGATTACTTTGCAGATATTATTGTTGAAGAAAAAGTAATCATTGAATTGAAAGCAGTTGAAAACATTATTTCGGAACATGAAGTACAGCTTGTGAATTATTTAAAGGCAACAAATATTGAAGTTGGTTTGTTATTAAATTTTGGACCAAAACCTCAGTATAAAAGAAGAGTATTAACAGAGGAGTATAAAAATGCTATTAAGAATATAGACGCTGATGAACGCTGAAAACACGGATAAAATCAGTAACATCCGTGTTAATCTGCGTCAATATAATTAATATAATAAAATATAGACGCTGATTTACGCTGAGAAACACGGATAAATCAGTTAGAATTTGTGTCAATCTGCGTCAACATTAAATTATGGAAGAAGAATTTAAAAATATTGAAATTAGAAGCGAAGAGATTGAAGAAATTCTTGGCAAGGCACCAAACTGGATAATCAGTCGTGGCATTACAATTATTTTTTCTGTAATCGCTTTGATATTCATTGGAAGCTGGTTCTTTAAATACCCTGATATTATTACATCAACAGTTGTTATTACATCGGAGAATGTTCCTGCAACCATAGTGGCTAAGACCAGTGGGAAAATCACTGATATTATTGTAAATGACAATCAGGAAATAAAAAAGAATGAATATATCGCAGTAATTGAAAATCCTGCCAACGACAGGCATGTGAAAGAAGTTAGCGAAAAGCTCGATTCATTAAAGTCATTTATTTCAGATTTTGATATTGAAAAAATTAAAACCATAAATATTGAAAAATCATATTCACTGGGCGACCTTCAAACATATTTCTCTTCCTTCAGAAAAGATTTGGAAGATTATAAAAATTTTATTGATAAAGATTATCAGCATAAAAAAATTGCATCAATACAGGAGCAGATTATAAAGTATAAGCAGATGTATGCTAAACTGGTGAGTCAGCAAGATATTATGCAGCAAAAATTAAATATTGGAGGAAGCCAGTTTAACCGCGATTCTTCATTATTCTCTGAAAAAACAATCGCACTGGCAGATTTTGAAAAATCAAAAACTACCTTACTCGAAAATAAATATTCCGTTGTAAGTTCTTCTGCAACGCTTGATAATACGCTTATTTCGATAAGCCAGCTTGAACAAAGCATACTTGAACTTGAACAGGATTATGCAGAAAAAAAGAAATCTTATGAACTTTCATTAAACGAATCATTCGATAATCTTCAAACTCAAATAAAACTTTGGGAGCAAACGTATATACTGAAATCGCCTATTGACGGTATAGTTACATTTACTAAAATATGGAGCGAAAATCAGAATGTTACTTCCGGTGATAAAGTACTTACTGTAATTCCAAAAGAAAAAAGTAAAATACTTGGAAAGCTTACTATTCCTGTTGATGGTTCAGGTAAAGTTAAAGTCGGGCAAAAAGTAAATATTAAACTTGCTAATTACCCATACATGGAATATGGAATGGTGGAAGGAAAAATTAAATCTATTTCGCTTGTACCTACAGATAATTCATACATTGCTGAAGTTGAATTTTCGGAAGGGTTAAAAACCAATTACGGAAAACAATTAGAGTTTGGTCAGGAAATGCAGGGTCAGGCTGAAATCATTACAGATGACCTGAGATTAATTGAACGGTTTTTTAATCCTATAAAATCTTTATTGAAAAAGCAGTGATTCTAAGCTTTTTATAAAATTCATAACTGCATCACCTTTTAACAGATTTTTTGAAAATTGTTAATATTTAATCCGCTATAAACTACAAATAGTAAAGGTTTTGTAATATCTTTGCAAAAAATTTCATTAGATGACAAGCAATTACACAGAAGATAGTATAAAATCTCTCGACTGGAACGAGCATATACGTATACGCCCGGGAATGTACATAGGGAAATTAGGTGATGGCGCTTCGCACGATGATGGTATTTATGTATTATTGAAAGAAATTATTGATAATTCTGTAGATGAGTACATCATGGGCTTTGGTAAAAAAATTG from Bacteroidales bacterium includes the following:
- a CDS encoding GxxExxY protein codes for the protein MKQVLLHEDITGKIIKAFFNVYNELGYGFLEKVYERAMLYELQILGLNADNQTPVKVEYKNKLVGDYFADIIVEEKVIIELKAVENIISEHEVQLVNYLKATNIEVGLLLNFGPKPQYKRRVLTEEYKNAIKNIDADER
- a CDS encoding HlyD family efflux transporter periplasmic adaptor subunit — protein: MEEEFKNIEIRSEEIEEILGKAPNWIISRGITIIFSVIALIFIGSWFFKYPDIITSTVVITSENVPATIVAKTSGKITDIIVNDNQEIKKNEYIAVIENPANDRHVKEVSEKLDSLKSFISDFDIEKIKTINIEKSYSLGDLQTYFSSFRKDLEDYKNFIDKDYQHKKIASIQEQIIKYKQMYAKLVSQQDIMQQKLNIGGSQFNRDSSLFSEKTIALADFEKSKTTLLENKYSVVSSSATLDNTLISISQLEQSILELEQDYAEKKKSYELSLNESFDNLQTQIKLWEQTYILKSPIDGIVTFTKIWSENQNVTSGDKVLTVIPKEKSKILGKLTIPVDGSGKVKVGQKVNIKLANYPYMEYGMVEGKIKSISLVPTDNSYIAEVEFSEGLKTNYGKQLEFGQEMQGQAEIITDDLRLIERFFNPIKSLLKKQ